Below is a genomic region from Cohaesibacter intestini.
GTCAAGGCACGCAAGGTCCAGCGTTCAACCAAGTCCAAGAGTTATGCAAGCGCTGGGAATTTCGTCTTTGAGATCCGGGTGCGAGCCGAATGGTCTTACCTGACCGAGTTCAGCCCGGCCCAAACCGATGAGGGGATCGAGGCCAGCCCGTGGGGATCGCGTCAGATCTTCGCCGGGTCATTCTTCGGCACGGTCGAGGCGGGCAAGTCAGGCAAGTCTCATCTTGGCGTCTTCATTCGCCAGACTGAGGACCGCCTGCCGATCCGCCAGCTCTATGGCCCAAACGTGGCAGTAGAGGGCGCTCGCGGCAAGGCGGCGGATACGTTCGAGAAAGAGAGCGAGGAGGCCCTCAATGCAACCCTACAACAAGAGATCGCTCAGCTCTTTGCCTGACCCGACCCCGGTTAACCCGCCCAAGGCGCGCGGGTCCTTCCAGCCCCCACCCCCGCCCGCGGGGTTGTAACCTCCCGTGGGTTTTCTAGTTAAAGCTATGTTTTTGTTGGGTTAACGCGGTTAACGGGGTTAACGGAAATGGGCGATCAGGTTAACAGTGAGACGCTTTTCAAGACGGTGACTGAGCTCGCCGAGATGGAAGGGATCTCTAAAGCGGCAATCTCCAAGCGGCTCAAAAAACTTGAGGCCGCTGGGCTGGAGCTCAAGCGCAATGAGCGCGGCCATATTGTCGGGGTGCCGGTTGCTCACTATGAGGCGCTCGCCAATGTGACCATTGATCCGATCAAGGTGTCGGCGGCGCGTCCTGATGCTGACAAACCGAAAGCGGATGGCCAGCCAAGTTCGACGGGGCCTTTGCCGGGGTCGCTGGAGCATAAAAGGCTTGAGGAAAAGCAGCTCGATATTGACCGCAAGAAGCGCGCCGAGGCCCTTGAGATGGGGCAATTGGTGCGGCTGGATCTGTTGCGGCCTGCTTTGGAGCGGGCGGGCAAGGTGATCCAAGCCGGGATCAACCGGCTCGAAAATAGAGCCGATGACATTTGTCTCGCGGCTGAAAAGGGGTCGCATGCGGCGCGGCTGGAATTGAAAGGATATTCGGCTGAGATCTGTGACCTTGTAGCCAAGGAGCTGGCGGCGATTGCTGCCGAGGCTCCTGAGGGAGATCCGCCGCTTTAACTGTTGGTGTTGTTATGGCTTGGTTTGCGGGCGCTGAAAAACTGATCTTCGGTGAGCTTGCGGCTGGTATCAAGCCAAACTTGCCGGTGAGTTTCCCTGACTGGATTGAGAAAAATATTGTCCTGATTGACGGTGATCATGCGGGGCAATTGTGGAGCCGGTCGAATGCGCCTTATCTCATCGAGCCTGCGGAATGTTTGAGCGTTGAGCATCCGTGCAATGTGGTGACAATCCGCAAGAGCCAGCAAACCGGGGCGTCAATTCTGGCCCTGTCGTGGGCGCTCTATATTGCGGATCAAACGCCTGCCAATACGCTTTTTGCGGTGCCTTCGATTGATGCGCTCAAGGATATGAGCGATCAGAAATTCCGGCCCTTGATTGACGCTTGGGAGAAAGAAACCGGGCGGCAAGTCATCAAGCCGATGACCAGCCGGTCGGATGAGGGCTCCTCAAAATTCCTGAAAAAGTTTCCCGGCGGCTATATCAAATTTGCCAATGCCAACTCGGCGATGGATCTGTCATCCAAGACGGTCAAATATGGGATCAAGGATGAGGTTTCCAAGTGGCAGGATATTTCGGGCGAGGATGACCCGGAAACGCTTTTCTTTGGTCGCTTCACTGCCTTTCGCCGGGCCAAGACTTACAAGATTTTTCAGCTCTCGACGCCTGAGCTTGACGCGGGCGAGGAGGGTGGCAAGGGTGTCGGTCACTGCAGAATTGACCGGGCCTTTCTCGCGTCTGATCAACGCTTTTGGTATATCCAATGC
It encodes:
- a CDS encoding winged helix-turn-helix domain-containing protein, producing the protein MGDQVNSETLFKTVTELAEMEGISKAAISKRLKKLEAAGLELKRNERGHIVGVPVAHYEALANVTIDPIKVSAARPDADKPKADGQPSSTGPLPGSLEHKRLEEKQLDIDRKKRAEALEMGQLVRLDLLRPALERAGKVIQAGINRLENRADDICLAAEKGSHAARLELKGYSAEICDLVAKELAAIAAEAPEGDPPL